A part of Phaenicophaeus curvirostris isolate KB17595 chromosome 29, BPBGC_Pcur_1.0, whole genome shotgun sequence genomic DNA contains:
- the PEX19 gene encoding peroxisomal biogenesis factor 19, with the protein MAAEPGPEAAPDPELEELLESALDDFEKARPAPPASQRSPSATDEATLFAPQEKFFQELFEGELASQAAAEFEQAMQELAREEPHLVEQFQKLSEAAGRVGSDAASQQEFTSCLKETLNGLAKNATDLQGSAASEEELAKALEGLGLEEGDGEGSVLPVMRSILQSLLSKDVLYPSLKEITEKYPEWLRQHGAALPAEQYERYRAQLGVMGRICQQLEGERPGEGEEERRARFESLLDLMQQLQDLGHPPKELAGESPPGLPSELLGGAGSEQCRLM; encoded by the exons ATGGCGGCGGAGCCGGGGCCGGAGGCGGCTCCCGACccggagctggaggagctgctggaga gcgCCCTGGATGACTTCGAGAAGGCTCGTCCGGCACCGCCCGCGTCCCAGCGCTCGCCCAGCGCCACCGACGAG GCCACGCTCTTCGCCCCCCAGGAAAAGTTCTTCCAGGAGCTCTTCGAGGGCGAGTTGGCGTCGCAGGCGGCTGCTGAGTTCGAGCAGGCCATGCAGGAGCTGGCGCGCGAGGAGCCGCACCTGGTCGAGCAGTTCCAGAAGCTCTCGGAGGCCGCGGGGCGAGTGG GCAGCGACGCGGCCTCGCAGCAGGAATTCACCTCCTGCCTGAAGGAGACGCTGAACGGGCTGGCCAAGAACGCCACCGACCTGCAG GGCTCGGCGGCGTCCGAGGAGGAGCTGGCGAAGGcgctggaggggctggggctggaggagggtgACGGCGAGGGGAGCGTCCTGCCCGTCATGCGCAGCATCCTGCAGAGTCTGCTCTCCAAGGACGTGCTCTACCCCTCGCTCAAGGAGATCACCGAGAAG TACCCCGAGTGGCTGCGGCAGCACGGGGCGGCGCTGCCGGCTGAGCAGTACGAGCGGTACCGGGCCCAGCTCGGCGTCATGGGGCGCATCTGCCAGCAGCTGGAGGGCGAGCGGCCCGGCGAGGGCGAGGAGGAGCGGCGGGCGCGGTTCGAGAGCCTCCTGGACCTCATGCAGCAG CTGCAGGACCTGGGACACCCCCCGAAGGAGCTGGCGGGGGAGTCG ccccccggtCTCCCCTCGGAGCTGCTGGGGGGCGCGGGCTCCGAGCAGTGCCGCCTGATGTAG